One part of the Pseudomonadota bacterium genome encodes these proteins:
- a CDS encoding DUF4297 domain-containing protein, with the protein MPEHNGPAAPDVVAADGDPGDETARRYRFQSIYAAIVCCMMLDTTEDVVEVFCEHHEDVLVKHGDGTFSGLQVKTRASDQAVWKTSDKAVKGSCARFAKLEKDFPGCFRSYHFFTNHPLHSAKNGQDLRYVLELIKRTSIVSDVPPLAQSFLKQVAKLADCTLEVVFNSLSKTYANDSLPKLADAEVRLVYTLTSVWERAGECSYHSVLRSARQLIWECQQASSLAHQDVLPAYLPVTAHFEDEELVQRIAGKCVDRSRVLEILENGLNAMATLAVDPAEFTEPGAGKRELLLKKLDAGGFSAVSCNSAEDLRDKADFLGIVWTKKYGREPGLQRNEHVRSLVLSDAARVFEATHTEERSFGLDMLSTLRTRFQQRRDEGSQLYECSNEHLEGFAFSLTSQCKIQWSINRPWETE; encoded by the coding sequence ATGCCTGAGCATAATGGACCTGCAGCACCGGATGTGGTTGCCGCAGACGGTGATCCTGGAGATGAAACAGCACGTCGTTATCGATTTCAATCGATTTATGCTGCCATAGTTTGCTGTATGATGCTAGACACTACCGAGGATGTCGTAGAAGTTTTCTGTGAACACCACGAGGATGTCCTTGTTAAGCATGGTGATGGAACGTTTTCAGGCTTGCAAGTAAAGACTAGAGCTTCAGATCAGGCTGTATGGAAGACCAGTGATAAGGCTGTGAAAGGATCATGTGCTCGATTTGCAAAGCTCGAAAAAGATTTCCCTGGTTGTTTCAGATCATATCATTTCTTTACTAACCATCCATTGCACTCTGCCAAGAATGGGCAGGACCTCCGTTACGTCCTTGAATTGATCAAAAGGACGTCCATAGTTAGTGACGTCCCACCTTTGGCCCAGAGTTTTCTGAAGCAAGTTGCCAAGTTAGCCGATTGTACTCTAGAGGTGGTATTTAACTCTCTATCAAAAACTTATGCTAACGACAGTTTACCAAAGTTAGCTGACGCGGAGGTTCGGCTTGTTTACACTCTTACGAGTGTTTGGGAGCGTGCAGGAGAGTGTTCCTATCACTCAGTTCTCCGCTCAGCGAGGCAGCTCATATGGGAGTGCCAACAGGCGTCATCTCTTGCCCACCAAGATGTTTTGCCTGCATACCTTCCAGTAACCGCTCATTTTGAAGATGAGGAGCTTGTCCAACGCATTGCAGGAAAATGTGTTGATCGATCTCGTGTTCTTGAAATCCTAGAAAACGGATTAAATGCTATGGCTACTTTAGCAGTTGACCCTGCAGAATTTACCGAGCCTGGTGCTGGTAAGAGGGAGCTCCTGCTCAAAAAGCTTGATGCTGGAGGTTTTTCCGCCGTTTCATGTAACTCAGCAGAGGACCTTCGTGATAAAGCTGATTTCTTGGGCATCGTTTGGACAAAAAAATATGGTCGAGAACCCGGACTCCAGCGGAATGAACATGTCCGGTCTCTTGTTCTCAGCGATGCTGCAAGGGTTTTTGAGGCTACTCATACTGAAGAACGTTCGTTTGGTCTTGATATGCTCTCCACACTACGTACTCGATTTCAACAACGACGTGATGAGGGTAGCCAGCTTTATGAATGCAGCAATGAACATCTTGAGGGATTTGCGTTTTCATTGACTTCTCAATGTAAAATTCAGTGGAGTATTAACCGGCCATGGGAGACAGAGTAA